TGTTCGTGGATGATGAAGAGCAGATCGTCCGTATGGGGCAACAGATGATAGAGCGCCTAGGCTACTCTGTGACAGCGCGGACCAGCAGCGGGGAAGCGCTGGAGGCGTTTCGTTACGAACCGGAAAAGTTTGATCTCGTTATCACCGACCAGACCATGCCAAATATGACCGGCGCAGAGTTGGCTCAGAAGCTCATGGGCATCAGCCCCGATATTCCGATCATCCTTTGCACCGGATTCAGCGAGGTGATGCCGGAAGAAAAAGCCAGGGCCATAGGTATTCGTGAATACCTTATGAAACCCGTACTTGCTCATGATCTTGGCAGGGCCATCCGGCGGGTGTTGGATGCTTGGATTTGAAAAAAAGAAAGAATGTCTTGCGGTTAGCTTTTGAGATTGGTAGTTGTTATTTTCGAGACAAATCAAACACGATTCAAACCGTACTGGCCGGGGCAGTTGTTGCTTCTGCCGCCAGATATGAGGGACTGGTTACCAGAAGACGATCTGGCCTATTTCATCATGGATGTGGTCGGCTAACTCGATCTTGACGATATGTATGGCAGCTACGACGGCTCTAAGGGCGGTCAGCCGGCCTCAGAGCCGTAGATGATGACCAGCCTACTGCTTTACGCCTACTGTGTGGGTGTGCCTCAAAACACAAGGCCATGAGCTATGGGCGAATGGAAAAGAAGGCCCAAGAGCTTGAAGAAGAAGTCAAACGCCTTCTGAGCGAAGCACAAGCCACTGATGATGACGAAGACGACAAATACGGCAAAGGCAAACGAGGCGATGAACTTCCCAAGGAACTACGTTTCAAACAGAGCCGTTTGGCAAAGATCAAAGAGGCAAAGGCAGCTTTGATATGAGTAGATTCCAGCCATTCTTTGTCGGGTAGTCAACGTAATCATTGGTAAGATGAATAGAACTGCCGATTCCAATTCTCATGTAAGGACACTCATTTATATACCGATCGTCCACACCGAGGCGGATATGGGCACACTGGATGAGTCGGTAAGGCGAGCCACCATGCGGAAAGCGGGGCGAACGGCCCTGAAGCGTAAGGCCCGCACAATTGACAAAATATGGGACGAAATCGAACGAATCATCGGCGAGTTGGACCTCTCATATCAGAAGGTGCGTCTGTACCAGGACGGATTGCCCGTTTGTGGTCGAGAGGCAGACATCGTCAACGATTTGGCGAAGCAGGGGAGTCGGAATCATCGACTCCTCGTCCGCTTGATGCAAAGAGGCGCCACGATTATGGGAACGGAATCTGCCGACCTACTTGTTCAGGAGTATGAGCGTTACAAGCGGTTCTTTGTCGCTGAGAAAGCAGGGCGCCGACGCAAAATGAGCCGGAGCCAAGAAGCTGAGGGCGACTTGCTGGTTGAAAAGCGTGACCAATATGCTGCTCGGCGGATCAATACGACCCTGCGTCGAGGCGAAACAGGGATCCTTTTCATGGGAATGCTGCATGCGTTGGGAGAATTTCTCAATGAGGATATCCGCCTCGTTTATCCTATAGGTGACCCCACTCAAGTGCGAAGAAAATTATGAAAAACAACACGCAGATACTGATCGTGGATGACGAGAAAGACATATGCGGCATCTTGCGTCACATCGTCAGAGAAGAGGGATTCAAATCTATCGTAGCTGGCAACGGGGAATTGGCCTTGGAGCTTGTCCGTTCAGAACGCCCGGATGTGATGTTATTGGATGTTAGAATGCCGAAAATGGATGGCATGGAGGTCCTCGCCCAAGCCAAGGAATTGGAGCCAAACCTCCCAGTCATCATGATTACCGGCAGTGCTAATATTCGCGGTGCCGTGAAGGCAATGAGGGCAGGGGCTCACGACTATCTTGCCAAGCCTTTCGAAAACGAAGAGGTAATTCGGGTAGTGCACCGGGCCTTGGCTGAAAGAGAACTCAAAGAGAAAGTAAGGCCTCTGTCTAGTCAACTCGAAGAAAGCGGTACTCTCAAGGATTTGATGGGCCCCAGCGATGCTGTCACCAAGCTCATTTCCATGGTCAAGCGCGTTTCCTCGTCCGATTTTGCCGTGATCATTCAAGGAGAAACCGGAGCCGGCAAAGAACTCATCGCCACGACCATCCATCGTGTCAGCCAACGATCAGCGGGCCCTTTCGTTCCTGTAGATTGCGGGGCCATCCCGGAGACTTTGTTGGAAAGTGAACTCTTCGGTCATGAGAAAGGCGCTTTCACAGGCGCCATTGCTAGAAAGCTCGGAAAATTCGAACTGGCCGAAAGCGGGACCCTCTTTCTGGACGAGATCTCCAACATGCCTCTAAAGTCCCAAGCTAAACTCCTCCGGGCCCTACAAGACAAAAAGTTCTATCGAGTGGGCGGTTCAAAACCTATCGAAGTTGACGTTCGTATGCTGGTTGCTACAAACGAAAATCTCTACGCCTCGGTAGAATCGGGTTCGTTTCGCCGTGATCTGTTTTTTAGACTGAGCGATTTCGCCATAGCCGTCCCGTCGTTGAGAAAGCGCAAGGACGATATCCCCTATCTAGCCAAACGTTTCTTGGACAGCACCAATAAAGAGTTAAACAAAAAGGTGACAGGATTCTCGGAATCTGCTGTTGAAGCTATATTGATCTATCCCTGGCCAGGAAACGTTCGGGAACTGAGATCCTGTATCAGGCGTGCGGTACTCCTCGCCGACGATGTAATATCTGAAAGCCATCTTGGCCTCAAGGCACAAAAAGGGGCTCATGCGCCTGGCCTGGGGATTCCTCCATGCCGACAAGAGGCTTGTGGGCGTGATGGGCGCCCTTTGAAGGAGGTTGTCCGGCAAAGCACCATGGCTGTTGAACGGCGGGTTATTCTCAAAACCCTGAGCCATACTGGCGGCAACAAAGCAAGGGCAGCTCGATTGCTTCATATAGATTACAAGACGATTCATACGAAAATAAAACAACTTGGAATCAACATAAATGGGAGGCAGTTATGAGTAAAAAATCGAAAGGCGGTCTTGATGGCCTCTTACAGGGATTGGGAGATCTGGTGAAGAATCTTGGTGAATTGGCTGAAAAGGGGGAATCGCTTTCCAGGACAGGCGACCTTCGTTTTGGTGACAAAGACAAGGGAATCAAGGGGGTTTACGGCTTCTCAGTGAAGGTCGGTGGCGTGGGCGGCGAAGAAGTCAAGGTAGAGCCTTTTGGAAACGTCCGGCGGGACGAAGAAACCGGAGAAACAGTAGTCCAGGAAATGCGGGAACCCGTGGTGGACATCTTTGAAGAAGATGACCACACGTTGATTGTAGCGGAAATGCCCGGGATTCGTAAAGCGGATGTTCGTCTGGACGTAAAGGACGACTTGCTCACTGTGCATGCGGAACATGGCGACAAGAAATACCATAAAGAAATCCTTTTGCCAAAAAGCTATCCGCGCGAAAACATGATTGTTTCCTGTAACAACGGAATTGTGGAGATCAAATGCGCCCAATAGTATTTCAATTTGTGGTCGAAGGGGTTTCTCATGGGCAAAACAAAGACTCAAAAGGCAAAAGACAAGGCTCCTGGGGCTATCAAGGTCAAGGTTACGGAAGCACTCAGCAAAGATGTGGGACGAGCCCTCGCCAGGATGGGCCCGGAAGACTTGGAGAGGCTGAATGTCGCCATTGGCGATATTTTGGAGGTTGAGGGAAAACGCAGGACCGTGTGCAAGGCCATGCCTGCGTACAAGGAGATTCGGGGTCAGTCTCGTGTCCAGCTTGATGGCATCACCCGGGAGAATGCTGGAGCTGGACTTGATGAGTTTGTGAAAGTCCGCAAGATCTCTTGCCCGCCCGCCAGCCGCGTCGTCCTCACGGCAACGGATATTGCGCCGGCAAAACGTGATTTGAAATACATCGGCAGCCTTTTGGACGGCCTTCCCGTCTTAAAAGGAGACCGGATTCGGGCAACCCTTTTTGGCAGTCGGTCCGCAGATTTTCAGGTGGGGAAAACGTCTCCCGAAGGACCCGTATTAATCAACCCCACCACGGCATTGGCAATCGGAAAGACGCGGCAAACGGAAAAGTCTCATACAGTGTCATACGAGGACATTGGGGGGCTCAAACCCCAACTCCAGCGTATTCGAGAGATGATTGAGCTGCCCCTCCGCTATCCTGAAGTGTTCACACGTTTGGGTATTGACGCACCAAAGGGCGTCCTGCTCCACGGCCCCCCTGGGTGTGGCAAGACGCTGATCGCTCGCACTATCGCCCATGAGACAGATGCCCATTTTTTCTCCATCAGTGGCCCAGAAGTGGTGCACAAATTCTATGGCGAAAGCGAGGCCCATCTTCGCAAGATTTTTTCGGAGGCCACCCAGAAGGCCCCCAGTATCGTTTTCTTGGACGAAATCGACGCCATTGCGCCAAAACGCGAAAAGGTCGTGGGAGACGTGGAAAAGCGGGTGGTGGCCCAGCTCCTTGCTCTTATGGACGGGCTGAACAAACGGGAAAACGTCATTGTCATTGCCGCCACGAACATCCCCGGCGCTTTAGATCCCGCATTACGCCGACCAGGACGTTTTGACAGAGAGATCACCATCCCCATTCCTGATCGTAACAGCCGGTTGGAGATTCTGGAGATCCACAGTCGAGGTATGCCCTTGGCCCAGGACGTGGACATGCAACACTTGGCCGAAATAACCCATGGCTATGTGGGTGCGGACCTTGAAGCCCTGTGCCGGGAAGGGGCCATGATTTGCCTGCGACGGATCATGCCTGACTTTGATTTTGGGCTGAGCCATATCCCATACGATCAACTTACAGAGCTCGAGATATATAAGGATGATTTCCTCGCGGCTCTGCGGGATGTGGAGCCATCGGCCATTCGGGAAGTCTTTGTGGAGGTTCCGGATGTGCGCTGGGAAGATGTCGGGGGCTTGGAGGGTGTGAAAGAGCGATTGGTAGAAACGGTTGAATGGCCCCTGAAATATTCTCGCCTTTTCGCAAAGATGAAAACGAGACCTGCCAAGGGCATTCTCCTGTGCGGCCCTCCAGGATGTGGCAAGACCATGCTGGCCAAGGCCACTGCCAACGAAAGCCAGGTAAACTTTATCTCAGTCCAGGGGCCAGCCTTGCTTTCCATGTACGTGGGTGAATCGGAGAGGGGCGTTCGAGAAATTTTCCACAAGGCCCGTCAGGCCTCGCCTTGCATTATATTCTTCGATGAGATCGATGCCCTCCTTCCCACCCGAAGTAGCGGATCATCTGACTCCCATGTATCCGAGCGGGTCCTCAGCCAATTTCTGGTGGAACTTGACGGCATTGAGGAATTGAAAGGCGTTCTGGTCCTTGGAGCGACAAACAGAGTGGATATACTCGATCCTGCCCTCCTTAGACCGGGCCGCTTTGATGAAGTTGTCGAGATTGCCATGCCCGATGAGAAGGAACGACGAGCAATTTTTGACGTCCATCTCCGGGGCAAACCCACAGCCAAAGGGCTCAAGCTGGAGACGTTGGCCGCCAAGACCGAAGGGTTCAGTGGTGCGGAAATCGCCGGAGTCTGTCACAAGGCCTCGCTTGCCGCTGTGCGCCGAGTCGTGGCGGCGGGAGACGCTGAAAAGGAAAAGGCGGTAGGCGGGCTGGAAATTACGATGGCGGATCTCCTTAACGCCATGGAGGAAGTCGAGTAGGTGTCTCCTTTATATCCATTATCCAGCATCGCTAGTTCCCGCCGCGGCGGGATCTGAGGTGGAGCTCCTCTAAAGGATTGGGAGTCTGAAAGTTGAGCTGAAATCCTGAGTTGATGCCATAGATCATTATGCGACGTTCAATACCACCTAGAACTATGCGAGACGTATCAAGGGAGGCGTCAGCGAAGAGGAAAAAGGGTGATCATATCTCGTCTTTCCTAAACGTAACCATGGGAGTTGGGCCGGGGAGAGGCATTGGTAAGCCGTTAGAGAGGAATCAATCCGGGACGATTCCTGAATCATCGTTTCCCACCGGCCTTTTCAAGAAGCCCAGGAACTGGAAATTCCAGACCAAACCTCGATTCAAGAAGATGAAAGGGCCTCTGGTCGATGTGTTCCACGAAGCGGAAGAAGTTCTGATTGTCATTGATTTGGGTGGATTCAGGCGTAGTGATGTTTCACTGACCATATCGGCGACCCGGTATTCGATTCTTGCCAAACGGGGCGATCAGATCTTTCAGGAAGATATTGATTTACCAGCAGAGGCCGACATTGAAAACTGCGTGGAATCTTACAGAAACGGGGTTCTTGAAATCGTTCTCCCAAGAAAGAAAAACGATTAAAACGAACCCTATTGGGTGAAGACAGCAGGACAAATAACAGGAAGAATTTAAAATCGGCCCCCCTGGCGCTTCTGGGCAGAACAGGAAGCGAGGTGCAGCAATGAATAGCAACCAGCCAGATCAACAACAGACCATACTGGTCGTCGACGACGAGACGGAAGCGCTGAATGTGCTCGCCGAGATTCTATCCGATAAGGGATATAAAACCTTGAAAGCAGAAACGGGATTCCAGGCAGTACATCTTGCCACGGAGGTCAAACCAGACCTCGTTATCCTGGATTTGAATCTTCCTGACTTGACTGGGACAGAGGTGCTGGAAAGGCTTAAACGGCTGAATAGTGCGATTCAGGTAATTATCCTCACAGGATACGGCTCCCAGGGAGCTGTTCGTCGTGCCATGGAGGGTGGGGCTTTTGAGTTCCTCACCAAACCGTTCGACCAAAATGAGTTCCTTACTGTTGTTGGCGAAGCCCTTAAGGCCGACCCTCCCCCAAGACTGATAGGAGAGAATTGCTATGACGAATAAGGGCGAGGCCGCCATAGGCTCCTACTCGAAAGGTGAAGGTATCTATCTGTTTTGCATTGCCCGTCCTCCATTGCCGAAACTGAAGGACTTGGCTTTCAATGAACAATGCCCGTCGTCACAGCAGGTCTTCAAGGATGTTGTCGCTGTGTTCTGCAAAGTCCCCCTTGCCGATTTCTGTGGGCCCTCTGCAGAGTCGAAATTACAGGATCCAGCCTGGGTCGCCCCCCGCGCTTATCGACACGGTGAGGTGGTCCAAGAAGTGTTGCGCCATTCCCCAGTACTTCCCGTTGGCTTTGGGACAATCTTTTCATCACCTCAGCGACTGGAAGGACTCCTTGAAAAGCACTATGAGACGATAACCCACTTCCTTGATGAGGTTGAGGATAAAGAAGAATGGTCGGTTAAGGGCATGCTGGACAGAAAAAAGGCCAAGCAGGTGTTTGTTTCCAAGGCGGTTACCAAAGATGTGGAAGATCTCTCATCGCTCACTCCGGGGATACGCTATTTCCAGGAGAAGCGCGCTGGGGCCGCGGCCGAGGAGAAGTTGAGACATTGGCTGAGAGAAACTTCGCAGGATATTTGGAACGACCTGAACCGCTATTGCTCGGATTTTTGTGAACGGAAGGTTTTTCCTCTCAGCGCAGAGAAAGGGAACTTAGATGTCGTGTTGAACTGGGCGTTCTTGGTAACCAGAGGTGCAGAGGGAGACTTTCGTGTTCAAGTGGACGATGTAAATGCAGGATATGAAAAGGATGGATTGACTTTCCAACTGACGGGTCCGTGGCCACCTTATAGCTTCTGCCCGCGTCTTGAGATGGAGTAACGGCATGGCATACTTACTATATTGCATCTTAAACAGGCCGCAGGACAGGGAGTTGAAAACCATAACGGGCGTCGGCGACCAGCCTGTTTTGCTCGTCTCCACACATGGCCTTAGCGCGGCTGTATCTAAAAGTCGTGATCGGATTGTGGCTCCGGAGACGACAGAAGTTATTGCCTACAAGAAAGTCGTTGAGACCTTTCACCGCGGTCACACAGTCATTCCCATGCGCTTTGGGTGTTTCCTCGACAATGAATCCCAAATCTCCCGCCTTCTTGAAGACCGCCATGACCAATACAAAGTTCTCCTGAGAGACCTGGATGGTTGCGTGGAAATGGGAATCAGAATGATGATCAAGACCTCCAGATTGCCGATTCCGGATTGGGAAGGGCAAAGTTGGCAACCCGGAACCGGGAACCCGGCACCCGAAACCTCTGGACGAGCCTTTCTAGAAGCCAGAAGGTCATATTATAAAAAGGAAAACACGGTCGATGAAATAATGAACAAGGCTGCACACCGATGCCAGGAGGCTTTCTCAGGAGTTTTCGCCAAATACAAAAAAGAAGGTTCTCGACATGGCGGTTTTCAATCTCTATCCGCAAGCCAGAACCCGATTCTCTCCCTGTACTTTCTTGTATCAAGAGATGGTGTGGCATCCTTTTGCCGGGTTTTTCGCAACGCCCATTGGCCAAAATATACAAAATTGCTTTTGAGCGGTCCCTGGCCACCCTATAATTTTGTCCTTCCCGATCATCCTGGGGACTTGGATTTTGCGCATGCTATCGGAGGAGGGACAAATGGGGCTTGAAGCCACAAATAGCCCTGTTGAAGAATCCGCTGGGCGTTACGAAAACCTTTATGCCATGCTTCTCGACGCTATCCCCTCCTCGGTTTTACTGTTCGACCGGAATGTGCGTATCGTCTCCGTCAACCGGAACTTCTTGGAAAAGAACCGCTGCAATTTGTCAGACACGATTGGGCACCGATTGGAAGACGTGTTTCCCGCTGTTCTTCTGGATCATATGGACATTGTTCGCAAGGTTCGGAAGGTTTTGGAGACCAATGAGCCGACCGAAGGAGAACGGATGGCCTATCGAACACCGGGAATTCCGATGAGGATTTACTACTACCGCATCCTCCCCTTCTCCTCGGGTTCGTCTGTGGAAAACGCCATGCTCCTCATGGATGATGTCACAGAGCAGATACGGCTGAGCAAAGAGGTTCACCGCGTGGAACGACATCTTGCGAGCGTGGTGGAAAGCGCTAGCGATATGGTTTTGTCAACGGGCATGGATGGCCGGATCTTAAGCTGGAACACCGCAGCGCAGATCCTTTCAGGATATACGCTTAATGATGTGAAGGGCCACTTCTTTCCAGAATACTGTAATCCTGAGCATCGAGAAGAGGCCAAGCAGGTCTTTCAAAACATGGGGAAGGGAAAGGCATCCCAGATGGTCGAATGGGATCTCGTCACAAAGGGAGGAGAGGACATTCAAGTAAGCTGGGTCCTTTCTACCATGAAATATGATGCATCGCAAAACATGGGTATTGTTGCCGTAGGAAGGGACTTGACAGAACGCCGCAAAATCGAGATGCAGCTTCTCCAGTCGCAGAAACTCGCTGCCCTTGGTGTCATGGCCGGAGGAATTGCCCATGAAATTAGAAATCCCCTGGCCATCTGCTCCTCGGCGGCTCAGTTTCTCATGGACGATCACATTACGCCGGAATTCAGAAGGGAATGCGCTGAAAAAATCTATAAAGGTATTCAGAGGGCGGCGGCGGTTATTGAAAATCTTCTGAAGTTTTCCCGCCCTCCAGGAAACCGTAGGCAGCAGTCTTTGGATCTTATCGACCTTCTTAAAGAAACCATGGACCTGGTCGCGAATCATGCCAAGGTGCAAAAAATCCAAGTTCGCGCTTCTTTTTGCAATGAATGCGTGATGATCAGCGGCGTCGCCAGCCTGCTTCAACAGCTTTTCATGAATCTTTTTCTAAATGCCATCAAGGCCATGCCGCATGGAGGGGCTCTAAGCATAGCAGTCCGGAAAACGGAGCGGGAAGTTTTAGTTCAGGTCTCAGACACCGGTCACGGCATTTCGGAAGCAGACAAAGACAAGCTATTCGATCCCTTCTATACCTCTTCGCCGGTGGGCCAAGGAACAGGGCTTGGCCTTTCTATCTGTTATTCCGTGGTGACGGAGCATTTTGGATCCATTGAGGTGGACAGTCCCAAAGGAAAGGGGACGACTTTTACCGTTCGACTTCCCACCGTATCGTTCAGAGGTTAATCATGAAAAAGAGTGAAAAACTTTTTCTTATCATAGATGACGAGCCCGATATGTGTTGGGCCTTAGAGCACATCCTGGAAACGTTGGGTGTAAACGCGAAGACAGCGCAAAGTGGGGAGGAGGCGCTCACCTTAATGCGGCAGAATCGTTTTGATTTGGCTTTTTTGGATGCCAAGCTGCCGGATAGCGAAGGGCTTGAGTTGGCCAGCCGTATTCGAAAAATCAGCCCTGACATCAAGATTGTGATGGTCTCTGGTTACTTCTACAAGGACGACGGGTTGATTGAGCAGGCCCTGGCCAATGGGATCATTTCCGGCTTCATTTCCAAGCCATTCCGCCAAGATGAAATTCTGAAAGCCATAGAAGGCGAATGCTCCCTCTAATCCGCGTACATTCAGATATGGACATGCCGCCACATAACTATGGAGCGCAATCCATGGTACAGATTCCTCCACCGCTCAATCCACCCACCCATCATCGCTTCTGAAGGTTTTTTCTTTCCGTAAAATCAGCCAGTTATCAATATAATTTCTTACTTATCGAGATTGGCACAAGGGTTGCTACTACAGCCTCGCAGCATGCTTCATAGGTTAGTCAGTACTGACGGCCACTACTAAATTTATAAGGAGGTTTATCATGGCAAAAGTTGCAAAATCAACTGACTCTTCGAGTCTGGCGGAAGTTGTAGACCGCATTCTCGACAAAGGCATCGTGATCGATGCCTGGGCCAAGGTTTCCCTGGTTGGGATCGAATTACTTTCCGTGGAGGCACGGGTTGTGATCGCTTCGGTCGAGACATACTTGAAGTATGCCGAAGCCATTGGCTTGACAGCCGCCGCTGCGGCTCCAGCGTGATCCTGTTCTAACCAAGGGTGGTCTTAGCGTGAGGGGCCGGTTTTAAGGTCCCCCACGCTAAGATACCCGAATTCGGGAAACATGGTCGATGGGATTCAATTCCCATTGCCCTTTATTATTAACCAGACGTAACCCACACAGGGTGCAATTAGAAGTGTTGGAGTCTTGTCGTTCGAAAATGCAGTCGTGATTTCTTGGATTTGTCGAAAAGATTCCATGAATTCAAATCGCAGCTACCTGCCGTTTTTAGGTGCACCCTATGAAAATAGATATAGAAAGGAAAAATGCTATGGGACGCTTAACCGACGACATGACGCGTTTACGGGGTGAGCTAGACGCCTTAAGTAGGGGTCGTGCGGCATTCATTCATGGCTTGAGGCAAGATGTGGATGACATGAAAGACGACGTCATCAATATGCGGGCGGGTTTCAGGAACGATTTGGACAAGATGGCCACAGAGCTAACGGGTAACCTTGGGGCATTCACTTCACGTTTAAAAGACAACGTGAGCGATATGCAAGCAACTTTCCGTCATGATCGCTCCGAGATGGCAGAGACGACAAGGGCGGATCTTGCCGCATTTGCTTCCGACATCAAAGCATTTGTGGCGGAACTGGCCGATCAGGTGGGCCGGATGCGAGCCGGTTTCAGGAGTGATCTCAACGGAATGTCGGCAGAGATGAAGGACAAACTTGGGGCGTTCTCCACCCGTTTAAAAACCAATGTTGCCGATATGCAGGAAACCTTCCGTCACGATCGATCTGAAATGGCTGAAAAGACGAAGGCAGATCTTGCCGCATGCATTTCCGACATAAAAGAATTCGTGGCGGAATTGGCCGACCAGGTAGGCCAGATGCGAGCGGGTTTTAGGGACGATCAGGCTGAGAGGGCTAAAAAGGGCAAGACTGAACGGGAAGCCTTTATGTCCGGCCTATACGACACTGTCTTGGATCTGCGACAAAATATAGCCGATTTGTCTGAAGGATTTGCAGCCGACATTTCCGGCGCCCGTCAAGCTTGGCATGGACCAACACGTCCT
This genomic interval from Deltaproteobacteria bacterium contains the following:
- a CDS encoding GvpL/GvpF family gas vesicle protein, producing the protein MAYLLYCILNRPQDRELKTITGVGDQPVLLVSTHGLSAAVSKSRDRIVAPETTEVIAYKKVVETFHRGHTVIPMRFGCFLDNESQISRLLEDRHDQYKVLLRDLDGCVEMGIRMMIKTSRLPIPDWEGQSWQPGTGNPAPETSGRAFLEARRSYYKKENTVDEIMNKAAHRCQEAFSGVFAKYKKEGSRHGGFQSLSASQNPILSLYFLVSRDGVASFCRVFRNAHWPKYTKLLLSGPWPPYNFVLPDHPGDLDFAHAIGGGTNGA
- a CDS encoding PAS domain S-box protein — encoded protein: MGLEATNSPVEESAGRYENLYAMLLDAIPSSVLLFDRNVRIVSVNRNFLEKNRCNLSDTIGHRLEDVFPAVLLDHMDIVRKVRKVLETNEPTEGERMAYRTPGIPMRIYYYRILPFSSGSSVENAMLLMDDVTEQIRLSKEVHRVERHLASVVESASDMVLSTGMDGRILSWNTAAQILSGYTLNDVKGHFFPEYCNPEHREEAKQVFQNMGKGKASQMVEWDLVTKGGEDIQVSWVLSTMKYDASQNMGIVAVGRDLTERRKIEMQLLQSQKLAALGVMAGGIAHEIRNPLAICSSAAQFLMDDHITPEFRRECAEKIYKGIQRAAAVIENLLKFSRPPGNRRQQSLDLIDLLKETMDLVANHAKVQKIQVRASFCNECVMISGVASLLQQLFMNLFLNAIKAMPHGGALSIAVRKTEREVLVQVSDTGHGISEADKDKLFDPFYTSSPVGQGTGLGLSICYSVVTEHFGSIEVDSPKGKGTTFTVRLPTVSFRG
- a CDS encoding CDC48 family AAA ATPase; this translates as MGKTKTQKAKDKAPGAIKVKVTEALSKDVGRALARMGPEDLERLNVAIGDILEVEGKRRTVCKAMPAYKEIRGQSRVQLDGITRENAGAGLDEFVKVRKISCPPASRVVLTATDIAPAKRDLKYIGSLLDGLPVLKGDRIRATLFGSRSADFQVGKTSPEGPVLINPTTALAIGKTRQTEKSHTVSYEDIGGLKPQLQRIREMIELPLRYPEVFTRLGIDAPKGVLLHGPPGCGKTLIARTIAHETDAHFFSISGPEVVHKFYGESEAHLRKIFSEATQKAPSIVFLDEIDAIAPKREKVVGDVEKRVVAQLLALMDGLNKRENVIVIAATNIPGALDPALRRPGRFDREITIPIPDRNSRLEILEIHSRGMPLAQDVDMQHLAEITHGYVGADLEALCREGAMICLRRIMPDFDFGLSHIPYDQLTELEIYKDDFLAALRDVEPSAIREVFVEVPDVRWEDVGGLEGVKERLVETVEWPLKYSRLFAKMKTRPAKGILLCGPPGCGKTMLAKATANESQVNFISVQGPALLSMYVGESERGVREIFHKARQASPCIIFFDEIDALLPTRSSGSSDSHVSERVLSQFLVELDGIEELKGVLVLGATNRVDILDPALLRPGRFDEVVEIAMPDEKERRAIFDVHLRGKPTAKGLKLETLAAKTEGFSGAEIAGVCHKASLAAVRRVVAAGDAEKEKAVGGLEITMADLLNAMEEVE
- a CDS encoding response regulator, encoding MVDGDLAPGPYVRLTVSDTGHGMDRGVMERIFDPFFTTKEPGRGTGMGLAVVHGIVKSHGGAITVNGEPGEGTTFDVYLPRLESHTALEEALTAEPVARGKEQRILFVDDEEQIVRMGQQMIERLGYSVTARTSSGEALEAFRYEPEKFDLVITDQTMPNMTGAELAQKLMGISPDIPIILCTGFSEVMPEEKARAIGIREYLMKPVLAHDLGRAIRRVLDAWI
- a CDS encoding response regulator codes for the protein MNSNQPDQQQTILVVDDETEALNVLAEILSDKGYKTLKAETGFQAVHLATEVKPDLVILDLNLPDLTGTEVLERLKRLNSAIQVIILTGYGSQGAVRRAMEGGAFEFLTKPFDQNEFLTVVGEALKADPPPRLIGENCYDE
- a CDS encoding Hsp20/alpha crystallin family protein, with product MSKKSKGGLDGLLQGLGDLVKNLGELAEKGESLSRTGDLRFGDKDKGIKGVYGFSVKVGGVGGEEVKVEPFGNVRRDEETGETVVQEMREPVVDIFEEDDHTLIVAEMPGIRKADVRLDVKDDLLTVHAEHGDKKYHKEILLPKSYPRENMIVSCNNGIVEIKCAQ
- the gvpA gene encoding gas vesicle structural protein GvpA produces the protein MAKVAKSTDSSSLAEVVDRILDKGIVIDAWAKVSLVGIELLSVEARVVIASVETYLKYAEAIGLTAAAAAPA
- a CDS encoding Hsp20/alpha crystallin family protein encodes the protein MRDVSREASAKRKKGDHISSFLNVTMGVGPGRGIGKPLERNQSGTIPESSFPTGLFKKPRNWKFQTKPRFKKMKGPLVDVFHEAEEVLIVIDLGGFRRSDVSLTISATRYSILAKRGDQIFQEDIDLPAEADIENCVESYRNGVLEIVLPRKKND
- a CDS encoding sigma-54-dependent Fis family transcriptional regulator; this translates as MKNNTQILIVDDEKDICGILRHIVREEGFKSIVAGNGELALELVRSERPDVMLLDVRMPKMDGMEVLAQAKELEPNLPVIMITGSANIRGAVKAMRAGAHDYLAKPFENEEVIRVVHRALAERELKEKVRPLSSQLEESGTLKDLMGPSDAVTKLISMVKRVSSSDFAVIIQGETGAGKELIATTIHRVSQRSAGPFVPVDCGAIPETLLESELFGHEKGAFTGAIARKLGKFELAESGTLFLDEISNMPLKSQAKLLRALQDKKFYRVGGSKPIEVDVRMLVATNENLYASVESGSFRRDLFFRLSDFAIAVPSLRKRKDDIPYLAKRFLDSTNKELNKKVTGFSESAVEAILIYPWPGNVRELRSCIRRAVLLADDVISESHLGLKAQKGAHAPGLGIPPCRQEACGRDGRPLKEVVRQSTMAVERRVILKTLSHTGGNKARAARLLHIDYKTIHTKIKQLGININGRQL
- a CDS encoding response regulator, coding for MKKSEKLFLIIDDEPDMCWALEHILETLGVNAKTAQSGEEALTLMRQNRFDLAFLDAKLPDSEGLELASRIRKISPDIKIVMVSGYFYKDDGLIEQALANGIISGFISKPFRQDEILKAIEGECSL
- a CDS encoding GvpL/GvpF family gas vesicle protein, encoding MTNKGEAAIGSYSKGEGIYLFCIARPPLPKLKDLAFNEQCPSSQQVFKDVVAVFCKVPLADFCGPSAESKLQDPAWVAPRAYRHGEVVQEVLRHSPVLPVGFGTIFSSPQRLEGLLEKHYETITHFLDEVEDKEEWSVKGMLDRKKAKQVFVSKAVTKDVEDLSSLTPGIRYFQEKRAGAAAEEKLRHWLRETSQDIWNDLNRYCSDFCERKVFPLSAEKGNLDVVLNWAFLVTRGAEGDFRVQVDDVNAGYEKDGLTFQLTGPWPPYSFCPRLEME